GGAATAGCCCATATCATAGAGATGCTTCAGACCAGAACAAGCATCATCAAATTTTCCCTCAAGCACCTGGCGCACCATATTCTTCACATGCAATGGATGAGGCTGATCACAGACCTGAAAAACAACTGACAACCTAAGATTCTCTAAAAGTCTAGATGCGTAGCGACAATAAATACCAAGGTTATGCACCAATTTTGGGTTGTAACCTTGAAAACATTTTCCTGGTTGACAAAATGGAATCCACTATGTGTAGCTTGCAAGTTGTTCAAGGCCTGCCTCATATCTCCATCAGCAGTAAATATAATAGCTTCAAGACCTTCAGGAACGTAAGGGACCTTCATCGAGACAAATAAAGGTCAATGATGGTTGCATCAGGTTTATAAACACGCTCTACTATCAAAGGTTCATTGAGATTTTAATCTTGGGGAGCCATGCCAAAGAGTCCCCATCAAGTTTAACTGTACTTGTAAACTTTCATGAGAAAATTCAGGCATCATACACTCATGTAATCTCCCAATCAAGATGTATTTGAATCTTAACCTAGTTTCACAAAAAAGTCATTAAACAGGATTAGACAGTGTTGCTTCATACCCAGTTCATCTACCATGTTTTCAGGGATAAAATATCCTGCATATTTAAATGGTGATTGACCCATTAAAATTTGCAAGGAGGTAAATGTCAGTTTTCCGCCTCATTCTTGCTTGTTTCAACTTTCACAGTTTAGAACTACCTTCAAAAGTCAAGGCATGCTCATTCTGTGGAGTAATAGCTCATTTACATGTTGCCTCAGCAGAAAGGTAGTTTAATTGATAAAGAAGTTTGTTGATAGCAGCACAGGCTCCATCACTTTAGGTTTAAGGCACTGGTGCAGTGAACAACTGGGAGGACTTTCTAGAACAGGCATgataaagtaaacaaaaaactggcagatgatgaaaattgaaattacCACTCTTAACAGTCAAGTTAAATTCAGAACCAAGAAAAGAACATAGATGAGAATAATGGCTGCTAGTATTAAGCTTTAAATGGTACTGATGTGTTCAGTATaatgcaaaattaaaaatccttCACCTGTTCTGCTCCAACTACAACCATGAGACGACCAAGTATCTCTTGATCAGATAATCTTGAAAATCGAACAATGGCACATCTACTTTGAATAGGCTCAATAATTTTAGAAGATGTGTTGCATGCAAGAGCAAACCGAGTGGAATTTGAATATATTTCCATGGTTCGTCTCAAGGCTTGTTGTGCTCCGGATGTCATGCTGGAAAGGGGTTGATGAAAAGTGAATAAATACcagaaaaaaattgtataaaaataaatttgttaactAGAACTGCTTGTTGCTGTATGGAACAAAATGCATCTGGAATAGGAAAGTAAAATTCTAAAGCACGtgaataacatgaaaaaacaataacatagTGTTTGACCATCAACCAAGTGAGAGATAATCATTGGATACCTATCAGCTTCATCAAGAATTACAATTTTGTGTTGTCCAGGAGGCAGTGTCACTTTCTTTTGTGCAAACATCTTAATTTTGTTCCTCACAACATCTATGCCCCTGGAAAGCAATAAGGAGGTGATAATGAGACAAGAAGGCAAGCAAGGAAAAGTACTGGAAAGTCTTTAGCACCCTGAAGCATGTCATCTTTGCTAACCTGTCATCTGATGCATTCAGCTCCAAGACAGCCTCCTTTGAATTTGGTCCCAGAAGCTCATGTGCAAGAGCCAAGATACTTGTAGTTTTGCCAGTTCCAGGAGGACCCTGAAAATATGAAGGGATATAAGTATCAACTAAgcaaaaatgaaaagcacaTAACTACAAATCTTCATGTAAAACTTCACCATGGTATTGA
This region of Populus alba chromosome 3, ASM523922v2, whole genome shotgun sequence genomic DNA includes:
- the LOC118028507 gene encoding replication factor C subunit 2, with protein sequence MASSSNSSNYDIPWVEKYRPNKVADIVGNQDAVSRLQVIARDGNMPNLILAGPPGTGKTTSILALAHELLGPNSKEAVLELNASDDRGIDVVRNKIKMFAQKKVTLPPGQHKIVILDEADSMTSGAQQALRRTMEIYSNSTRFALACNTSSKIIEPIQSRCAIVRFSRLSDQEILGRLMVVVGAEQVPYVPEGLEAIIFTADGDMRQALNNLQATHSGFHFVNQENVFKVCDQPHPLHVKNMVRQVLEGKFDDACSGLKHLYDMGYSPTDIITTLFRIIKNYDMAEYLKLEFMKETGFAHMRICDGVGSYLQLCGLLAKLALVRDTARAA